In Thermospira aquatica, the following proteins share a genomic window:
- a CDS encoding M20/M25/M40 family metallo-hydrolase, with translation MNDIRRRVVDEFVRQVKIESPSFKEEKMFDYLENRLKSLGITVERLPYTTEEGNTSENLVARLHANVPGKKKLFFDAHVDTVEPGIGITPVVEEEVIRSSGQTILGSDDKAASAAMVIALEELIHREHGDITFIFTSAEEVGLVGVRYLDFSHIEADYGFVLDSHGPVGGIIVAAPTQYQYEIFITGKASHAGIAPEAGKNAIVAAGDLLTRLPQGRINRYTVANVGVIDGGKATNIVADLCHIQGEFRSHRESDCQKLQKHIEKLVRRKSFVRKTEDVNVCFKRVYIGFRYDASSPVIQLASRAMHTLGITPRLEWTGGGSNTNIYNQNGIPAVNLSVGMEEVHSLKEYIRIDDLENLTKLLLTLSDLC, from the coding sequence ATGAATGATATTCGTCGTCGGGTTGTTGATGAATTTGTAAGGCAGGTTAAAATTGAAAGCCCTTCTTTTAAAGAAGAAAAGATGTTTGATTACCTCGAAAACCGATTGAAGTCTCTCGGGATAACTGTGGAGCGCCTCCCCTACACCACCGAAGAGGGGAATACCTCGGAAAACCTTGTTGCCAGACTCCATGCCAATGTTCCCGGGAAGAAGAAACTCTTCTTTGATGCCCATGTCGATACGGTTGAACCAGGGATTGGAATTACCCCGGTGGTTGAGGAAGAGGTTATTCGTTCTTCCGGGCAAACGATTCTGGGAAGTGATGACAAAGCCGCCTCTGCTGCCATGGTTATTGCTCTCGAGGAGCTTATTCACCGCGAACATGGTGACATCACTTTCATTTTTACCTCTGCCGAAGAGGTAGGACTGGTTGGAGTTCGTTATCTTGATTTTTCTCATATTGAGGCTGATTATGGGTTTGTTCTGGATTCCCATGGACCAGTGGGTGGGATCATTGTCGCAGCACCAACCCAATATCAGTATGAGATATTCATCACGGGAAAGGCAAGCCATGCTGGAATAGCACCAGAAGCAGGGAAAAACGCTATTGTTGCCGCAGGGGATCTCCTTACCCGGTTACCTCAGGGAAGAATAAACCGCTATACTGTTGCCAATGTAGGTGTCATTGACGGTGGAAAGGCAACAAACATTGTTGCTGATCTCTGCCACATTCAGGGAGAATTCCGTTCCCACCGAGAAAGTGATTGTCAGAAGCTTCAAAAACACATAGAAAAACTTGTTCGCCGTAAATCTTTTGTAAGAAAAACAGAAGATGTAAATGTCTGTTTCAAAAGGGTATACATCGGTTTTCGATATGATGCTTCAAGCCCTGTTATCCAGCTTGCTTCACGAGCCATGCACACCCTTGGGATCACACCACGTCTCGAATGGACAGGTGGTGGTAGTAACACCAACATCTACAACCAGAATGGTATCCCTGCCGTCAATTTGAGTGTTGGAATGGAAGAGGTACATTCTCTCAAGGAGTATATTCGTATCGATGATCTCGAAAATCTCACCAAACTTCTCTTGACGTTGAGCGATCTGTGTTAG
- a CDS encoding leucine-rich repeat domain-containing protein, which translates to MKMIPIANQYYSSESRELFLSHMGLTKIEDMSVFQRLERLWLDHNDITEISGLDNLPNLIGLKLSYNKIDEIKNLRLPKLKWLYLDHNRITRIQSLEFLPSLELLYLDGNPIKSIDKNTYDFLYQKRVIFMNDRGAEHCVKKIVSSHRITSL; encoded by the coding sequence ATGAAAATGATACCGATTGCCAATCAGTACTACTCATCCGAATCCCGTGAACTTTTCCTCTCCCATATGGGACTAACAAAGATCGAAGACATGAGTGTTTTTCAACGACTGGAAAGACTCTGGCTTGATCACAATGATATCACCGAAATCAGTGGTCTGGATAATCTTCCTAATCTCATCGGACTCAAACTCTCCTACAACAAAATCGATGAAATAAAAAACCTTCGTCTCCCGAAACTCAAATGGCTCTATCTGGATCATAACCGTATCACCCGTATCCAGAGTCTTGAGTTTCTTCCTTCCCTTGAGTTGTTATATTTAGACGGAAATCCCATCAAAAGTATAGATAAAAATACGTATGATTTTCTTTACCAGAAGCGTGTTATTTTTATGAATGATAGGGGAGCAGAGCATTGTGTCAAGAAAATTGTGTCTAGTCATAGGATAACCTCGCTGTGA
- a CDS encoding IS256 family transposase: MIETKNILELFKPIVKEVLESMLKEEREIYLENNPPTKGNGFYERDLKTAFGELTAIRVPRTRDNGFKSALLPYRKRITEDLDALIRAMLISGMSTRKIAEVLKELYEIKISYANISRISQVGIEEIQKWRSRPLMEEYAVVFLDAMVFPIKRDRVENESIYVAIGITPEGRREILGYYLPGGMESAYNWREILLDIRERGVKQIHFIVSDGLSGMKNVITEIYPHAKYQPCVVHVMRNILAKVRVQHRNIIATEIKEVFHAKDKQEAEQLFMKFIQKWKNIYPNLMNNLLTIRENIFTYMELPEGIRSMVYTNNALERLFKELKRRLKTMEMCQSEASAEKYLYLLLRYQNEKFLKRKLKNWEYYFQLYREQHSYTKENIHSEVIL, translated from the coding sequence ATGATTGAGACGAAGAATATTTTAGAGCTATTCAAACCAATTGTCAAGGAAGTATTAGAGAGTATGTTAAAAGAGGAAAGAGAGATTTACCTGGAAAACAATCCACCCACAAAAGGCAATGGCTTTTACGAAAGGGATTTAAAGACAGCTTTTGGCGAGCTTACAGCCATACGTGTTCCAAGAACAAGGGATAATGGATTTAAAAGTGCCCTTCTTCCCTATCGCAAACGCATCACAGAAGACTTAGATGCATTAATCAGGGCTATGTTGATATCAGGAATGTCAACAAGGAAGATAGCAGAAGTTTTAAAAGAGCTTTATGAAATAAAGATTTCTTATGCTAACATCTCAAGGATAAGCCAGGTAGGCATAGAAGAGATTCAGAAGTGGCGTAGTCGCCCTCTCATGGAAGAATATGCCGTGGTATTTCTGGATGCTATGGTGTTTCCTATCAAGAGAGATAGGGTAGAAAATGAATCAATATATGTAGCTATAGGCATTACACCTGAGGGAAGACGGGAGATTTTAGGATACTACCTGCCAGGAGGCATGGAAAGTGCTTATAACTGGCGGGAAATTTTGCTAGATATAAGAGAAAGAGGTGTCAAACAGATTCATTTTATTGTCTCTGATGGCTTAAGTGGTATGAAAAACGTCATCACAGAGATATATCCCCACGCAAAGTATCAGCCCTGTGTAGTCCATGTCATGAGAAACATACTGGCTAAAGTGAGAGTTCAACACAGAAATATCATTGCCACTGAAATAAAAGAGGTATTTCATGCCAAAGACAAACAGGAGGCAGAACAATTGTTTATGAAATTTATACAAAAATGGAAAAATATCTATCCCAACTTAATGAATAACCTCTTGACAATAAGAGAGAATATATTCACTTACATGGAATTACCTGAAGGAATACGAAGCATGGTGTATACAAACAATGCCCTGGAAAGACTCTTTAAAGAACTTAAAAGGAGATTAAAAACAATGGAAATGTGTCAAAGCGAGGCTTCAGCTGAGAAATATCTTTACCTGTTATTAAGATACCAAAATGAGAAGTTCTTAAAAAGAAAGTTAAAAAATTGGGAGTATTACTTTCAACTCTATCGTGAGCAACACTCATACACCAAAGAAAATATTCACAGCGAGGTTATCCTATGA
- a CDS encoding leucine-rich repeat domain-containing protein: MYVKKYNIRVEMPNSVKIGSHEYPIDVTEINLMDPSIDSLKPVENLITLKILSLSNTQIDKIAYLDNLVNLRVLNLASARIQEIEGLDTLVNLERLSLSGNQIREIKGLENLINLKKLGLRRNEITQIENLDTLLKLQALWLSENRISRIENLYKLTNLRELFLSYNKITRIVNLEKLTSLRALHLDHNQISKIENLEKLKELEELNLSFNNIILIENLEKNTHLVWLSLAHNQINEIQGLNNQVNLEWLALNDNSISKIENLQNLKRLQCLYLHNNHIQKIENLETLSQLRILSLYNNRISRIENLQNLKNLEILWLSYNQITRLANLEVLPNLKRIDIYNNPIRSIERKTYNFLKTKQVKINSISIDEYLFENHIKIDNA; encoded by the coding sequence ATGTATGTTAAAAAATACAATATCCGTGTAGAAATGCCCAACTCTGTGAAAATAGGTTCTCACGAATATCCAATTGATGTTACTGAAATCAATCTCATGGATCCTTCCATAGACAGTCTCAAACCAGTAGAAAATCTCATTACCCTTAAAATCCTCAGCCTCTCCAACACACAGATAGACAAAATCGCCTATCTTGATAACCTCGTTAATCTCAGGGTATTAAATCTTGCTAGCGCCAGAATCCAGGAAATCGAAGGTCTCGATACTCTTGTTAATCTCGAGAGACTCAGTCTTTCAGGGAACCAGATTCGAGAAATCAAGGGACTAGAAAACCTCATTAACCTCAAAAAACTTGGCCTCAGAAGAAACGAAATCACCCAGATAGAAAACCTGGATACCCTTCTAAAACTTCAAGCTCTTTGGCTCTCCGAAAACCGCATATCCCGCATTGAAAATCTCTACAAACTTACCAATCTCAGAGAACTTTTTCTCAGTTACAACAAGATTACCCGAATCGTGAACCTCGAGAAACTCACAAGTCTGAGAGCCCTTCATCTCGACCACAACCAGATCAGTAAGATCGAAAATCTTGAAAAGCTCAAAGAACTCGAGGAACTCAACCTCTCTTTCAATAATATTATTCTCATTGAAAATCTCGAAAAAAACACTCATCTCGTCTGGCTTTCCCTTGCCCACAACCAGATCAATGAAATTCAAGGGCTCAACAATCAGGTCAACCTCGAGTGGCTTGCCCTCAACGACAATTCAATAAGCAAAATAGAAAACCTTCAGAATCTCAAACGCCTCCAGTGCCTCTATCTTCACAACAACCATATTCAAAAAATTGAAAATCTCGAAACACTTTCTCAGCTCAGAATACTCTCCCTCTACAACAATCGTATCTCCCGTATCGAAAACCTTCAAAACCTTAAAAATCTCGAGATCCTCTGGTTAAGCTATAACCAGATCACCCGCCTCGCCAATCTCGAGGTTTTACCCAACCTCAAGCGTATAGACATCTACAACAACCCTATCCGAAGCATAGAAAGAAAAACCTACAACTTTCTCAAAACCAAACAAGTCAAGATTAACAGTATTTCTATCGATGAATACCTCTTTGAAAATCATATTAAAATAGACAACGCATAA
- a CDS encoding ATP-binding protein, which yields MARLYIVEDDAIVSLYIKNFLKKNHDVIGSSASFQPAKEEIIDLKPDLVVSDIILLDKQGDGIKLAEEVNKVIFIPFIFLTGVAFNPTDERFQHIPVYGYITKPIDEQRLLSTVELALMRIASEKQLDAFTTKLQLEIKQREQVEEELRQTLYRHEHFINQLPDVVFEIDSEGKLTFVNKAVERFLGYLPEEILGTPVINLVSEESLFLSKQLFQMFQEDIVFQRVFTQQVYELSFQHKNGSIRWGRITFVPLVSQSGIIVGTQGILYDITLEKHQQKMLESRLKKLQQQKRYQTIIRYILEKINETLDPFPELSGLADFIRVSFGIDGVLIFRYEEGTSSLLQQISCFFYEDNLCKEPLKYTLSEEEKSLLTSVIYLREKTKLPERFHSFWDENNIKSATLFPLYFEKKLFGLLVCFWYTRKHLERSFFITMQIIAEVFAQAIHRHEEWEHHLDTEKKLADQKLLMEKAESMATFGQMMSAISHEIRQPLQSIRLLSESAVYWANHGKALPYEEILANMKKISQRVVRIDRIIEGMKQAALSTTSIKPERVKIASVIEESLDVLHDKLNVAQITVKKHLVHADLEVTFHPIQLNQVITNLLSNAIHALESQDPPRIIILETEEYKENSILCIKDNGPGIPPEKEKYIFEPFFTTRPGTGMGIGLYVVKRLLSLYGARITYQRENHWTIFEIIFPSSGKK from the coding sequence ATGGCACGTCTCTATATTGTCGAAGACGACGCAATTGTTAGTCTCTATATCAAAAATTTTCTCAAAAAAAATCATGATGTTATAGGATCAAGTGCCAGTTTCCAGCCGGCAAAAGAAGAGATTATCGATCTGAAACCAGATCTTGTAGTATCAGATATCATCCTCCTTGACAAACAGGGTGATGGAATAAAACTCGCAGAAGAGGTCAACAAGGTCATTTTTATTCCTTTTATCTTTCTCACAGGTGTCGCTTTTAACCCCACAGATGAACGTTTCCAGCATATTCCTGTTTATGGTTACATTACCAAACCCATAGACGAGCAGCGACTGTTATCTACTGTAGAGTTGGCACTCATGCGAATCGCCTCGGAAAAACAACTTGATGCATTTACCACAAAACTTCAACTAGAAATAAAACAGCGTGAACAGGTGGAAGAAGAGCTCCGTCAAACCCTATACCGCCACGAACATTTTATCAACCAGCTTCCCGATGTTGTTTTTGAAATAGACTCGGAAGGAAAACTCACCTTTGTCAATAAGGCTGTTGAGCGTTTTCTGGGATACCTCCCCGAAGAAATCCTGGGTACTCCTGTAATAAACCTCGTCTCTGAGGAGTCTCTTTTTCTTTCAAAACAACTCTTTCAGATGTTTCAAGAGGATATTGTTTTTCAGCGTGTCTTTACGCAACAGGTGTATGAGCTTTCCTTCCAGCACAAAAACGGCTCTATTCGCTGGGGAAGGATCACCTTCGTTCCCCTAGTAAGCCAATCCGGAATTATTGTAGGAACCCAGGGAATTCTTTATGATATCACCCTCGAAAAACATCAGCAAAAGATGCTTGAATCCCGGTTGAAAAAACTTCAGCAGCAAAAGCGCTACCAGACAATTATTCGTTATATTCTTGAAAAGATTAACGAGACGCTGGATCCTTTTCCAGAACTTTCTGGTCTGGCGGATTTCATTCGCGTTTCTTTTGGAATAGATGGAGTTCTTATTTTCCGTTATGAAGAAGGCACCTCTTCTCTTTTACAACAGATATCGTGTTTCTTTTATGAAGATAATCTTTGCAAGGAACCTCTGAAATACACTCTCTCTGAAGAAGAAAAATCCCTCCTTACCTCGGTTATCTACCTGAGAGAGAAAACGAAACTTCCCGAACGTTTTCATTCATTCTGGGATGAAAACAACATAAAAAGCGCCACCCTTTTCCCTCTCTACTTTGAAAAAAAGCTTTTTGGTCTACTTGTTTGTTTCTGGTACACACGAAAGCACCTTGAACGCTCATTTTTTATCACCATGCAGATCATCGCCGAGGTTTTTGCTCAGGCTATACACCGACACGAGGAGTGGGAACATCATCTTGATACTGAGAAAAAACTCGCTGATCAAAAACTTCTCATGGAAAAGGCAGAAAGCATGGCTACCTTTGGACAGATGATGAGTGCTATCTCCCATGAAATCCGCCAACCTCTGCAGTCTATCCGACTTCTCAGTGAAAGTGCTGTGTATTGGGCAAACCATGGCAAAGCGCTCCCTTACGAAGAAATCCTTGCAAATATGAAAAAAATTTCCCAGCGGGTGGTGAGAATAGATCGGATAATAGAAGGGATGAAACAGGCAGCCCTTTCTACAACTTCTATCAAACCAGAAAGAGTCAAAATAGCCTCCGTAATTGAAGAAAGTTTAGACGTATTGCATGATAAACTAAATGTTGCTCAGATTACAGTAAAAAAACACCTTGTTCATGCTGATCTCGAAGTCACTTTTCACCCCATTCAACTAAACCAGGTTATAACAAACCTGCTTTCCAATGCTATTCATGCCCTTGAATCCCAGGATCCCCCCAGAATTATTATCCTAGAAACTGAAGAATATAAGGAAAACTCTATCCTTTGCATAAAGGACAACGGTCCTGGTATACCACCAGAAAAAGAAAAATACATCTTTGAGCCTTTTTTTACCACCCGACCGGGAACGGGCATGGGAATTGGTCTCTATGTTGTCAAAAGACTCCTCTCTCTCTATGGAGCCAGAATTACCTATCAGAGGGAAAACCACTGGACAATCTTTGAGATTATTTTCCCCTCTTCTGGGAAGAAATAA
- the glgB gene encoding 1,4-alpha-glucan branching protein GlgB, which translates to MPGTISQDTLNKLLHFDHHDPFDVLGFHKIHWGGKDVSVIRVLNPAAKSIQIVDLSKKGKKETIYEMKPIHYNGMFEYVFEDAREFFPYLLRIEYHNGVLHETEDPYVFPPVLTDFDLHLFNEGTHQNIYEKLGAHIMEVNGVKGVLFAVWAPNARAVAVVGDFNAWDNRRHQMRVRGSSGVWEIFVPRIGEGENYKFQIKTKHHHILDKSDPYGFYAEVRPKTASRVWDIHKYTWHDEAWLKKRAESQNLHKPMSIYEVHLGSWMRIPETNEFLSYRDLAHKLADYVKEMGYTHVELLPVAEHPFDGSWGYQVTGYYAPTSRFGTPDDFMYFVDYMHQNNIGVILDWVPGHFPKDAHGLARFDGTALYEHEDPRKGEHMDWGTYIFNYGRNEVRNFLISNALFWLDRYHIDGLRVDAVASMLYLDYSRKEGEWVPNIYGGRENLEAIDFMKRMNELVYSKFPGTTTIAEESTAFGGVSRPTYVGGLGFEFKWNMGWMNDTLVYFSKDPIYRKYHQGTITFSMVYAYSENFILVLSHDEVVHGKRSILDKMPGDVWQKFANTRLLYTYMWTHPGKKLLFMGQDFGQWQEWSEARSIDWHLTQYEPHAKLQKLVKDLNHLYVNEPALYELDTEPYGFEWIDFYDSDHSIISYLRRDRKENFVVVVLNMTPLPHYNYRIGTIARGFYKEIFNSDSEIYGGANIGNAGGVWSDDIGWQGKPYSLSLTIPPLAGIILKLKKEDEAS; encoded by the coding sequence ATGCCAGGCACAATCTCACAAGACACGCTCAACAAACTTCTCCATTTTGATCACCATGATCCATTTGATGTCCTCGGATTTCACAAGATTCACTGGGGGGGGAAGGACGTTTCTGTTATTCGTGTTCTCAATCCTGCAGCAAAATCTATTCAGATCGTGGACCTTTCTAAAAAGGGCAAAAAAGAAACAATTTATGAAATGAAACCCATTCATTATAACGGGATGTTCGAGTATGTTTTTGAGGATGCTCGAGAATTTTTCCCTTATCTCCTTCGGATTGAGTACCACAATGGTGTACTGCATGAAACAGAAGATCCCTATGTTTTTCCACCTGTTCTCACGGATTTCGATCTCCATCTTTTTAACGAAGGAACTCACCAGAATATTTATGAAAAACTTGGTGCCCACATCATGGAAGTCAATGGCGTAAAAGGAGTTCTTTTTGCAGTTTGGGCCCCCAATGCCCGTGCTGTTGCTGTTGTGGGTGATTTTAACGCCTGGGATAATCGTCGCCATCAGATGCGTGTTCGTGGTAGTTCAGGAGTATGGGAGATATTTGTTCCACGTATTGGTGAAGGGGAGAACTACAAGTTTCAAATCAAAACAAAACATCACCATATTCTGGATAAGTCAGATCCGTACGGTTTCTATGCTGAGGTGAGACCCAAAACAGCATCGAGAGTTTGGGATATCCATAAGTATACCTGGCATGATGAAGCCTGGCTCAAAAAACGTGCAGAATCCCAGAACCTTCACAAACCCATGAGTATTTATGAGGTGCATCTTGGCTCCTGGATGCGCATTCCCGAAACCAATGAATTTCTCTCCTATCGTGATCTTGCTCATAAGCTTGCAGACTATGTCAAAGAAATGGGGTATACCCATGTAGAGCTTTTGCCTGTAGCCGAACATCCCTTTGATGGTTCCTGGGGATATCAGGTTACAGGGTATTATGCGCCTACTAGTCGTTTTGGTACACCCGATGATTTTATGTATTTTGTGGACTATATGCACCAGAATAACATCGGTGTCATTCTTGATTGGGTACCAGGACATTTCCCCAAGGATGCCCACGGACTGGCCAGGTTTGACGGAACAGCCCTCTATGAACACGAAGACCCCAGAAAAGGTGAGCATATGGACTGGGGAACGTATATTTTCAATTATGGTCGCAATGAAGTACGAAACTTCCTCATTTCCAACGCTCTCTTTTGGCTCGACAGATACCATATTGATGGATTACGTGTTGACGCTGTGGCTTCCATGCTCTATCTTGATTATTCAAGAAAAGAAGGTGAATGGGTTCCCAATATCTACGGGGGAAGAGAAAACCTGGAAGCTATTGACTTTATGAAACGCATGAACGAACTGGTATACAGTAAATTTCCAGGAACCACAACGATTGCAGAGGAATCAACAGCTTTTGGTGGTGTTTCCCGTCCAACCTATGTAGGAGGGCTTGGATTTGAATTCAAGTGGAACATGGGGTGGATGAACGATACCCTTGTTTATTTCTCAAAAGATCCCATCTATCGAAAGTACCATCAAGGTACCATCACCTTCTCCATGGTGTATGCGTACAGTGAAAATTTCATTCTCGTTTTGTCTCATGACGAAGTGGTTCACGGTAAACGATCCATCCTTGATAAGATGCCGGGGGATGTCTGGCAAAAATTTGCCAATACCCGTCTTCTGTACACGTACATGTGGACTCACCCCGGGAAAAAGCTTCTCTTTATGGGACAGGATTTTGGTCAATGGCAGGAATGGAGTGAAGCTCGAAGTATTGATTGGCATCTCACGCAATATGAACCTCATGCAAAACTCCAGAAACTCGTCAAAGATCTCAACCATCTCTATGTCAATGAACCGGCTCTTTATGAACTTGATACAGAACCTTATGGTTTTGAGTGGATAGATTTTTATGATTCTGACCATTCCATCATAAGCTATCTCCGTCGTGATCGTAAAGAAAATTTCGTTGTTGTTGTCCTCAATATGACACCTCTTCCTCATTACAATTATCGAATTGGAACCATTGCGCGCGGATTTTATAAAGAGATTTTCAACTCTGATTCTGAAATTTATGGAGGGGCAAATATTGGAAACGCGGGAGGAGTTTGGTCTGATGATATAGGCTGGCAAGGTAAACCGTACTCGCTTTCTTTAACAATTCCTCCTCTGGCTGGCATTATCCTCAAACTCAAAAAGGAGGATGAGGCCTCATGA
- a CDS encoding adenylate/guanylate cyclase domain-containing protein: MKKIKKFFKYFIIIGLGISFVVLSSVLYYGENKSINAFFKGFEDRTIHWRFQSRYKLASWFNKKHQSNILDRLVIVAIDDKAIAKYGGSFPFDRQVWADYLNYLNSLPERKKPQLVFFDIVFSDPSRNPTSDTNLIKAFQAYQGKLAIDFILELSQAAVNLNAEDPYFHKLVQRDALPYDSPYVQSMRIFEFPGSPPYEKVSHYTKQVLVLPSLIQSVDATGSANFFSDNASVYRFFPAVISSFYKKTSESNSLSDITNVYYPSIHLSLFLSLVNANISNVVWTPEGIRITNVVFQQSAREIFIPFIPRTRGYIGINYLAPSGKGEIKVVSLADIKKTSLPQDAILLTGMYSRSGTHDIWRSPVGEMYGIEHIAYALYTMYENRFLKYLPVWVEILYMVLLVMIVGVLAARGKLVSLTFGAMFSFLPFGIGLGGFFGDWSIITFLPFLNSVLVLLFGQIYVLITESKEKSFIRQTFSSYLNPKLVDLLIERPDILQLGGSEREITIFFSSIKNFHEITEGFSAPQIVEFLNRYFGFMGDMVIEANGTLDKYMGEMIMAFWGAPLDEPQHAFLACQTALAMLEKVKLFNEEQKKLGLKPVVVNIGLNTGKAVVGNVGSDKQKNYTAIGDSVNLASRIKGLNKFYHTQIIISEFTYAHVKDKVIVRELDLTRVKGKSEPVRVYELWDLK; the protein is encoded by the coding sequence ATGAAAAAAATAAAAAAATTCTTTAAATATTTCATCATTATAGGATTGGGGATCTCTTTTGTTGTCCTTTCAAGTGTGCTATACTATGGTGAAAATAAGTCAATCAATGCCTTTTTCAAAGGATTTGAAGACAGGACAATTCACTGGCGTTTTCAAAGCCGTTATAAGCTTGCCTCATGGTTTAATAAAAAACATCAATCAAACATTCTTGATAGACTTGTTATCGTTGCAATCGATGATAAGGCTATAGCAAAATATGGAGGAAGTTTTCCCTTTGATAGACAGGTATGGGCTGATTACCTGAATTATCTCAATAGTCTTCCGGAAAGAAAAAAACCCCAACTGGTATTCTTCGATATTGTGTTTTCTGATCCATCGAGAAATCCAACCAGTGATACCAACTTGATCAAGGCTTTTCAGGCATACCAGGGGAAACTTGCCATAGACTTTATCCTTGAACTTTCTCAAGCAGCGGTAAATCTCAACGCGGAAGATCCTTATTTTCACAAACTTGTGCAAAGAGATGCTCTCCCCTACGATAGCCCTTATGTCCAGAGTATGCGAATCTTTGAATTCCCTGGTTCTCCTCCTTATGAAAAGGTTTCTCATTATACGAAACAGGTGCTAGTCTTACCCTCTCTGATACAATCGGTGGATGCGACCGGCTCTGCTAATTTCTTCAGTGATAATGCGAGTGTTTATAGATTTTTCCCGGCTGTTATATCAAGTTTTTACAAGAAAACGAGTGAAAGTAACAGCCTGTCAGATATTACGAATGTTTATTACCCTTCGATCCATCTCAGTCTGTTTCTTTCCCTTGTCAATGCTAATATATCAAATGTGGTATGGACACCTGAGGGAATACGTATCACAAATGTGGTTTTTCAACAGTCTGCTCGCGAAATTTTTATTCCTTTTATACCACGTACAAGGGGATACATAGGCATTAATTATCTCGCTCCTTCTGGTAAAGGGGAGATTAAGGTTGTCTCGCTTGCTGATATAAAAAAAACATCTCTCCCTCAAGATGCTATCCTTTTGACAGGAATGTACTCAAGAAGCGGAACACACGATATCTGGCGTTCACCTGTCGGTGAAATGTACGGGATTGAGCATATCGCTTATGCACTATATACTATGTATGAAAATCGTTTTCTCAAGTATCTTCCTGTTTGGGTTGAGATTCTTTATATGGTACTCCTTGTGATGATAGTGGGTGTACTTGCTGCTCGGGGAAAACTTGTTTCTTTAACCTTTGGAGCTATGTTCTCCTTTCTTCCATTTGGCATTGGTTTAGGAGGTTTTTTTGGGGATTGGAGTATCATTACCTTTTTACCCTTTCTTAATAGTGTACTTGTGTTGCTTTTTGGTCAAATTTATGTGCTTATAACAGAAAGTAAGGAAAAAAGCTTCATCAGACAAACTTTTTCCAGTTATCTTAACCCCAAGCTGGTTGATCTGCTTATTGAAAGGCCTGATATTCTCCAATTAGGAGGAAGTGAAAGAGAAATTACTATCTTTTTTTCCTCTATTAAAAATTTCCATGAGATCACCGAGGGTTTCTCGGCTCCTCAAATTGTCGAATTCTTGAATCGATATTTTGGATTTATGGGTGACATGGTTATAGAAGCCAATGGAACACTTGATAAATATATGGGAGAGATGATCATGGCCTTTTGGGGGGCTCCTCTGGATGAACCGCAACATGCTTTTTTAGCCTGCCAGACAGCTCTTGCTATGCTCGAAAAAGTCAAGCTCTTTAACGAAGAGCAGAAAAAGCTAGGTTTAAAACCTGTGGTGGTAAATATAGGACTCAACACAGGTAAGGCAGTGGTAGGAAATGTTGGTTCAGACAAACAAAAGAATTATACGGCTATCGGAGATTCTGTAAACCTTGCTTCACGTATTAAGGGCCTCAACAAATTCTATCATACCCAGATCATCATATCAGAGTTCACGTACGCCCATGTAAAAGACAAGGTGATCGTACGAGAATTGGACCTCACACGAGTGAAAGGTAAAAGCGAACCTGTCAGGGTTTATGAACTCTGGGACTTGAAATGA